The proteins below come from a single Periophthalmus magnuspinnatus isolate fPerMag1 chromosome 7, fPerMag1.2.pri, whole genome shotgun sequence genomic window:
- the tspan31 gene encoding tetraspanin-31: MVCGGFTCSKNALCSLNVVYMLVGLLLIGVAAWGKGFGLVSSIHIIGGVIAVGFFLLLIAIVGLIGAIHHHQVMLFFYMVILFIVFLFQFGVSCSCLAMNRGQQEALLSSAWNLIESKTRMDLETQLNCCGLFKNSSSSFDMDYTSCPALCKTDNNCVTCGVKMLNHATEALKILGGVGLFFSFTEILGVWLAVRYRNQKDPRANPSAFL, translated from the exons ATGGTCTGCGGGGGCTTCACCTGCTCGAAAAATGCGCTCTGCTCTCTCAACGTGGTCTATATG CTGGTGGGTCTGCTGCTGATTGGAGTAGCGGCCTGGGGAAAAGGCTTCGGTCTGGTCTCCAGTATCCACATCATTGGAGGCGTGATCGCGGTGGGAttcttcctgctcctcatcGCCATCGTGGGGTTGATTGGTGCAATTCACCACCACCAAGTTATGCTCTTCTTT TACATGGTGATTCTGTTcattgtgtttctgtttcaaTTTGGAGTTTCTTGTTCCTGTTTGGCCATGAACCGCGGGCAGCAG GAGGCACTGCTGAGCTCAGCGTGGAACCTAATTGAGAGTAAAACACGCATGGACCTGGAGACGCAGCTCAACTGTTGCGGGCTCTTTAAGAACTCCAGCTCTTCCTTCGACATGGACTACACCAGCTGTCCTGCC TTGTGTAAAACGGACAACAACTGTGTGACCTGTGGAGTGAAGATGTTGAACCACGCCACAGAAGCTCTGAAGATCCTGGGAGGAGTTGGACTGTTCTTCAGTTTCACAGAG ATCTTGGGAGTGTGGCTTGCTGTGCGCTACAGAAACCAGAAGGATCCTCGCGCCAACCCTAGTGCATTCCTATAG